The following proteins are encoded in a genomic region of Candidatus Bathyarchaeota archaeon:
- the thiL gene encoding thiamine-phosphate kinase produces MLFAGELGERKIIEIIIEKLEKMPSMILPFGDDASAVEIGGDNVAIIKTDMLVGKVDVPPGMTPWHAGRKAVVMNVSDLAAKGAKPIAILVALGFPSDYKITDIEQIGLGLNAGAREYGAYVIGGDTSEASDLIISCMVFGVARKKELILRSGAKPGDILAVTNWFGKTAAGLKIILEGLSVPEQLEKELTQSVFMPKARLNEGISLANSQAASAAIDSSDGLAICLHELSKRSNVGFVLETVPIAPEVKRFAEFFQFNSRELALYGGEEYELVVTIKPGKWQQAKEAVKKAGGDLIKIGYATDERRIILKTEKEEISIDARGWEHFKR; encoded by the coding sequence ATGTTATTTGCAGGTGAGCTTGGAGAACGAAAAATCATTGAAATAATCATCGAAAAACTAGAGAAAATGCCGAGCATGATTCTTCCCTTCGGGGACGACGCTTCGGCAGTTGAAATTGGCGGTGACAATGTAGCAATCATTAAGACGGATATGCTTGTTGGGAAGGTTGATGTTCCGCCCGGGATGACTCCTTGGCATGCAGGTCGAAAGGCGGTGGTAATGAATGTTAGCGATCTCGCTGCTAAGGGCGCCAAACCAATCGCTATTTTAGTAGCACTTGGTTTTCCCTCAGATTACAAAATTACTGACATTGAACAGATCGGGCTGGGACTGAATGCGGGGGCGCGGGAGTATGGGGCTTATGTCATTGGAGGGGACACTAGTGAGGCTTCAGATTTGATAATTAGTTGCATGGTGTTTGGAGTTGCCCGAAAAAAAGAATTAATCCTCAGAAGTGGAGCAAAACCTGGAGACATACTAGCTGTCACTAACTGGTTTGGAAAAACGGCAGCTGGATTAAAAATAATTTTGGAAGGCTTAAGTGTTCCAGAACAGCTTGAAAAAGAACTAACCCAATCAGTGTTCATGCCTAAAGCGCGGCTTAACGAGGGTATATCGCTCGCAAACTCACAAGCAGCTTCAGCGGCAATCGACTCAAGCGACGGTTTAGCCATATGCCTTCATGAGCTCTCCAAAAGAAGCAATGTAGGCTTCGTATTGGAGACCGTTCCTATTGCACCAGAGGTCAAACGATTTGCCGAATTCTTTCAATTCAATTCACGGGAATTAGCATTGTATGGGGGAGAGGAATACGAGTTAGTGGTGACCATAAAGCCAGGAAAATGGCAACAGGCGAAAGAGGCTGTTAAAAAAGCTGGGGGAGATCTCATCAAAATTGGTTACGCAACCGATGAAAGACGAATCATTCTAAAAACAGAAAAAGAAGAAATCTCGATTGATGCGCGAGGCTGGGAACATTTTAAGCGCTAG
- a CDS encoding nucleotidyltransferase domain-containing protein, whose protein sequence is MQGRKGELTENSEIDLLLIFDVPHNPETGGELEKAHRILGEIKTQRKLQIVAKGYMVATKIKGKEYKSEKAGMLEAL, encoded by the coding sequence CTGCAGGGGCGAAAAGGAGAACTAACAGAAAACTCGGAGATAGATTTACTACTAATTTTTGATGTTCCACATAATCCAGAAACTGGCGGCGAGTTAGAGAAAGCTCATAGAATACTTGGTGAAATAAAGACCCAGAGGAAACTCCAAATAGTCGCAAAAGGCTACATGGTTGCAACGAAAATAAAGGGAAAAGAGTATAAAAGCGAAAAAGCGGGGATGCTTGAGGCACTTTAA
- a CDS encoding DUF434 domain-containing protein — MKQELIEAAKDLRHLLNRGYNREAAVNFVGDRYQLNREERFLLYRAIYDDQSAEAHRRKLLPIEAINGKKLAVDGYNVLITVESLIKGLPLVYCDDGLIRDISGVFRGYQITDVTFQAANLILKEIQMHLPASVNFFFDEPISKSGELANYFRQELKKYNLKGDAETVKMADKASTMTGEITASSDCVVINHATKIVDVAGEIAKKKQPKQLLKLTEV; from the coding sequence TTGAAACAGGAACTAATTGAGGCAGCCAAAGACCTACGACACTTACTTAACCGAGGCTACAACCGTGAAGCTGCAGTTAATTTTGTAGGCGACAGATATCAACTAAACCGAGAAGAAAGATTTCTACTCTATCGCGCAATCTATGACGACCAAAGCGCTGAAGCGCACCGAAGAAAATTGCTACCAATCGAAGCTATAAACGGAAAGAAACTTGCAGTTGACGGATATAATGTTCTCATAACCGTAGAGAGTTTAATCAAGGGATTACCATTAGTCTACTGTGATGACGGATTGATCCGAGACATATCCGGAGTCTTCCGTGGATATCAAATAACTGATGTCACTTTTCAAGCCGCAAATTTAATTTTAAAAGAAATTCAAATGCACCTCCCAGCTTCAGTTAACTTCTTCTTCGACGAGCCAATTAGCAAAAGTGGAGAACTTGCCAATTACTTTAGACAAGAGCTGAAAAAATATAATCTCAAAGGAGATGCGGAAACCGTGAAAATGGCAGACAAAGCCTCCACGATGACAGGGGAAATTACCGCAAGCAGCGACTGCGTCGTTATAAACCATGCAACGAAAATCGTAGATGTAGCAGGAGAGATTGCCAAGAAAAAACAACCAAAGCAACTCCTCAAATTGACGGAAGTTTAA
- the leuS gene encoding leucine--tRNA ligase, producing the protein MPIDWKSIEEKWRRAWEDGRIFEANVDPSREKFFLTVAYPYPNSPQHVGHGRTFTLTDVHARYKRMRGFNVLFPMAFHYTGTPILAMSKRLAAGDKDLEETFTAIYKVPKEELKEFVEPIKIAQYFHREIKQGMRDIGYSIDWRREFTTIDPQYSKFIEWQFRQLQAKNLITQGSHPVGWCPNCGNPVGQHDTKGDVEPEIDEFTLIKFIFDEHVLPAATLRPETVFGVTNMWLRPDVEYVKARVDGESWIISSECVEKLRFLNRKVTVEGTVHGKDLIGKYAINPMTEEKIPIFPAAFVDPNNGTGVVMSVPGHAPYDYVALEDLKRAPAELLKYGVDPKILQAVHPISLITVEGYSEFPAVDVVKRMGITSQADPKTEEATKEIYSREFHAGQMKDNLGKYSGMPVSKAKEEVKADMLREGKADVMYEIINKPVVCRCGAECVVKIFENQWFIDYGNPEWKALARECLHKMRIVPEELLPEYEYVIGWLKKKACARKAGLGTKLPWDPEWIIESLSDSVIYMCYYTISNFMKHHQINANQLNDKVFNYIFLGQGKPDEIADEVNLDAEVLKRMRAEFLYFYPLDCRHSGRDLVPNHLTFFIFNHAAIFPRELWPRQIVVNGSVLMEGKKMSKSFGNIIPLRDAVKMFGADTIRLAVLSTAELLADADFSTSLAKAINSRLERFYTFSHEIIGMQKNLAEESLRTIDKWMLSRLQKHIKTVTEAMEVLRTREAIQDVLYKLDQDVQWYLRRNLTKLELPRKGAVAKVLYEVLDAWVRLLAPFAPFICEEIWHNMGHKDFVATAPWPIYNAAKVDLVAEEAEKLIEATMEDTTNILRATGITPKKIYYYTPAKWKWKAYITALEFAEKAPLTISNLMKSLTADPEMKKQAKQLASYLQKTVEEINRMPEDQRACRLKIGVIDETEILNESREFLQHEFSAEIQVFEEENPSKYDPQKKAQQAIPYRPAIYIE; encoded by the coding sequence ATGCCAATCGACTGGAAGAGCATTGAGGAAAAATGGCGGAGGGCTTGGGAAGATGGAAGAATCTTTGAGGCAAATGTAGACCCCAGTAGAGAAAAATTCTTTCTAACCGTTGCTTATCCCTACCCAAATTCACCCCAGCACGTAGGTCATGGTCGAACCTTCACTTTAACCGACGTACACGCACGTTACAAGCGGATGCGCGGCTTTAACGTGTTATTTCCAATGGCATTCCATTACACTGGCACCCCTATCCTCGCGATGTCAAAGAGGCTCGCAGCCGGAGACAAGGATTTAGAGGAAACCTTCACAGCCATTTACAAAGTCCCCAAAGAAGAGTTGAAAGAGTTTGTAGAACCAATTAAGATTGCACAATATTTCCATCGAGAAATCAAACAGGGCATGAGGGATATTGGATACTCAATTGACTGGCGCCGCGAATTCACGACTATCGACCCACAATACAGTAAGTTCATCGAATGGCAATTTCGGCAACTTCAAGCGAAAAACCTCATAACCCAAGGAAGCCATCCTGTGGGCTGGTGTCCAAACTGCGGTAACCCCGTAGGGCAGCATGACACTAAAGGAGACGTTGAACCGGAAATCGATGAATTTACCCTTATCAAGTTTATTTTCGATGAACATGTTTTACCAGCCGCAACCCTACGGCCTGAAACCGTTTTCGGCGTTACGAATATGTGGCTAAGGCCCGACGTTGAATACGTAAAGGCACGAGTTGACGGAGAGAGCTGGATTATTAGCTCCGAGTGTGTGGAAAAACTCCGATTTTTAAACCGTAAGGTCACCGTTGAGGGAACTGTTCACGGCAAAGATCTGATTGGGAAATATGCCATAAACCCCATGACGGAAGAAAAAATTCCAATTTTCCCAGCTGCTTTTGTCGATCCAAATAATGGAACTGGCGTTGTAATGTCTGTCCCAGGACATGCACCCTACGACTACGTCGCCCTTGAAGATTTGAAAAGAGCCCCGGCGGAACTACTGAAATATGGAGTAGACCCAAAGATCCTCCAAGCTGTTCACCCAATTTCACTAATTACCGTGGAAGGTTACTCCGAATTCCCGGCTGTAGACGTTGTTAAACGTATGGGAATCACGTCACAAGCGGACCCAAAAACCGAGGAAGCAACTAAAGAAATATACAGCCGAGAGTTTCACGCTGGTCAAATGAAAGATAACTTGGGCAAATACTCTGGAATGCCCGTATCCAAGGCTAAAGAAGAAGTTAAAGCGGACATGCTCCGAGAGGGTAAGGCAGATGTAATGTATGAAATAATTAATAAGCCAGTAGTCTGTCGATGTGGCGCAGAATGTGTAGTCAAGATTTTTGAAAATCAGTGGTTTATTGACTATGGCAACCCCGAGTGGAAGGCGCTCGCCCGTGAATGCCTCCACAAAATGCGCATAGTGCCTGAAGAATTACTGCCAGAATATGAATATGTTATCGGTTGGTTAAAGAAGAAGGCATGTGCCCGAAAAGCTGGACTTGGCACAAAACTTCCATGGGATCCAGAGTGGATTATTGAAAGTCTCTCCGACTCTGTTATTTACATGTGCTATTACACGATATCAAATTTCATGAAACACCACCAGATTAATGCAAACCAACTAAACGATAAGGTCTTCAACTACATCTTTCTAGGTCAAGGAAAACCGGATGAAATTGCGGACGAAGTGAATCTTGATGCCGAAGTCTTAAAGAGAATGCGAGCAGAATTTCTTTACTTTTATCCTTTAGATTGCCGTCACTCAGGTCGAGACCTAGTTCCAAACCACCTCACCTTCTTCATTTTTAACCATGCAGCCATATTCCCAAGAGAACTATGGCCACGCCAAATCGTTGTTAACGGAAGCGTTTTAATGGAAGGGAAAAAAATGTCAAAGTCCTTCGGAAACATCATTCCACTAAGAGACGCAGTCAAAATGTTTGGTGCAGACACAATTCGCCTAGCAGTTCTATCGACAGCAGAGCTACTTGCAGATGCCGACTTCAGCACCAGCTTGGCTAAAGCGATTAACAGTCGCTTAGAACGCTTCTACACCTTCAGCCATGAAATTATAGGTATGCAGAAAAACCTTGCCGAAGAATCCTTAAGGACAATTGATAAGTGGATGTTAAGCCGTTTACAAAAACATATAAAAACCGTTACCGAAGCTATGGAGGTACTACGCACCCGGGAAGCAATCCAAGATGTACTCTACAAGCTAGATCAAGATGTCCAGTGGTATCTACGCCGAAACTTGACTAAACTCGAGCTTCCCAGAAAAGGCGCTGTCGCAAAAGTTCTTTACGAGGTCTTGGACGCATGGGTTCGACTTCTCGCGCCCTTCGCACCTTTCATTTGCGAGGAAATCTGGCATAACATGGGCCACAAAGATTTTGTAGCGACAGCTCCGTGGCCCATATATAACGCCGCAAAAGTTGACCTTGTAGCAGAAGAAGCTGAAAAATTGATTGAAGCTACGATGGAGGATACAACCAATATTCTTCGTGCAACTGGAATAACCCCCAAGAAGATCTATTATTATACCCCGGCAAAATGGAAGTGGAAGGCCTACATAACAGCACTAGAATTCGCTGAAAAAGCCCCTCTAACCATTAGCAACCTTATGAAGTCTTTAACGGCTGACCCAGAGATGAAAAAACAAGCAAAACAATTAGCTTCCTACCTTCAAAAAACTGTTGAGGAAATAAACCGGATGCCAGAAGACCAGCGTGCTTGCAGACTAAAAATTGGAGTCATCGATGAAACAGAAATTCTAAACGAGTCACGTGAATTCCTCCAACATGAGTTCTCCGCTGAAATACAAGTTTTCGAGGAGGAAAACCCAAGCAAATACGACCCACAGAAAAAAGCCCAGCAAGCCATTCCATATCGCCCAGCAATCTACATCGAATAG
- the alaS gene encoding alanine--tRNA ligase, translating to MKQFPEEAYKVPFFVENGFIRKKCPICGGYFWTQVSDQEICGESPCQEYAFIGEPPTRREYTFREMREAFLSFFERNGHVRIKPYPVVARWRDDLYVTIASIVDFQPYVTNGIIPPPANPLVISQPCIRFEDIDNVGPTFGRHLTIFEMGGAHAFNYLDKQIYWKDQTVRYHHQFVTEELGIKSDLVVYKEGVWAGGGNAGPDLESIVKGLEVATLVFMMYKVSDNQLTELPVKTVDTGYGIERYTWLSQGTPSAFQAVYGPVIDKLTKMADLKLDEKLLLENAKLSGMMSLEKTANRIALRQRVAQRVGMDPKELDKIMIPIEGMFAVADHVKTLIFMLAEGVVPSNVREGYLTRLLFRRAYRFLKILGIEDRLHDIVDLQVNYWGVDYPHLKAMRNEILEALSVEEEKYQRTLERGTELVKRFSRELKAKGQTELPIETLAEFYDSHGLPPNAVQEIAEREGIKVVIPDNFYAMIAARHAVAPLTEEAPFIKKMRDKISDLPPTRALYYENAYLQAFRAKVLRLIEGKYLVLDQTAFYPEGGGQLPDHGYITFKKNRTKVIDVQKVENIIIHVIEGPAPNMGETVKGKIDWNRRISLMRHHTATHILLGAARRVLGEHVWQSGAEKEVDRARLDLSHYKRITPSEIAEIERLANNIVMNNLLVEVTWMPREKAESLYGFRLYEGGVVPGREIRVVKIGEWDVEACGGSHCQTTGEIGLIKIAKTERIQDGVERLVFAAGVPAIRLIQERERILSKTAEVLETPIEKVEEATRVAVSGWKESRKQIDQLKQELARYEAKQIIAHAKAIGKLKLIKKLMKNVEPDRMIKLAAELIKMDSKLVVVFCSANETARVVVMAGTEGVKAGVHSGELASALAKILGGGGSGKPNFGQGGGEQVNKADMALEAVESLVEAMLTQSRH from the coding sequence ATGAAACAGTTTCCGGAGGAAGCTTATAAAGTTCCATTTTTTGTGGAGAATGGTTTCATCCGAAAAAAATGCCCGATTTGTGGTGGTTACTTTTGGACACAGGTTTCGGATCAAGAGATCTGTGGAGAGTCACCTTGTCAAGAATACGCATTTATTGGAGAGCCTCCAACACGTCGAGAATATACTTTTCGAGAAATGCGAGAGGCATTCCTTTCATTTTTCGAAAGGAATGGCCACGTGAGGATTAAGCCTTACCCGGTGGTCGCTAGATGGCGAGATGATCTTTACGTAACTATTGCTAGCATCGTCGATTTTCAGCCTTATGTTACAAATGGGATAATCCCCCCACCCGCTAACCCCCTCGTCATCAGCCAACCATGCATTCGATTTGAGGATATCGATAACGTAGGACCGACCTTTGGTCGACACCTTACCATCTTTGAAATGGGTGGAGCCCACGCCTTCAACTATCTAGACAAACAAATTTACTGGAAAGACCAGACAGTCCGCTACCACCATCAATTCGTCACAGAAGAGCTGGGAATTAAGTCAGATCTAGTAGTGTATAAGGAAGGGGTTTGGGCTGGCGGTGGAAACGCTGGACCAGACTTGGAAAGTATAGTCAAGGGACTTGAAGTTGCAACCCTAGTCTTTATGATGTACAAGGTTAGCGATAATCAGTTAACCGAATTGCCCGTGAAGACTGTTGACACGGGCTACGGCATCGAGCGATATACCTGGCTTTCACAGGGCACACCTAGTGCGTTTCAAGCAGTCTATGGTCCAGTTATCGACAAACTCACTAAGATGGCAGATCTAAAACTCGATGAGAAACTTCTCCTTGAAAACGCTAAGCTCTCTGGAATGATGAGCCTTGAGAAGACCGCAAACAGGATAGCCCTCAGACAGAGAGTTGCCCAGCGAGTTGGCATGGACCCAAAGGAACTTGACAAGATTATGATTCCAATCGAAGGTATGTTTGCCGTAGCTGATCATGTAAAGACATTAATATTCATGCTTGCCGAGGGGGTAGTTCCCTCGAATGTCCGAGAAGGCTACCTAACTCGCCTTCTTTTCCGTCGAGCTTATCGCTTCCTGAAAATCCTCGGAATCGAGGATAGATTGCATGATATTGTTGATCTTCAGGTTAATTATTGGGGTGTGGATTACCCACATCTAAAAGCAATGCGAAACGAAATACTTGAGGCATTATCGGTGGAAGAGGAGAAATATCAACGTACATTAGAACGTGGGACAGAACTAGTTAAACGCTTCAGTAGGGAACTTAAAGCGAAGGGACAAACCGAACTTCCAATTGAAACTCTAGCCGAATTCTATGACTCCCATGGACTCCCCCCAAACGCAGTCCAAGAAATTGCTGAAAGGGAAGGAATTAAGGTCGTTATCCCTGACAACTTTTACGCAATGATCGCCGCAAGACATGCGGTAGCCCCACTTACCGAAGAAGCCCCATTCATTAAGAAAATGCGAGATAAAATCTCCGACCTGCCCCCTACACGCGCACTCTACTATGAAAATGCCTATCTCCAGGCTTTCAGAGCTAAGGTTCTTCGCCTTATAGAGGGAAAATATCTCGTACTCGATCAAACCGCCTTCTACCCAGAAGGGGGAGGACAGCTCCCTGACCACGGCTACATCACCTTCAAGAAAAATAGAACCAAGGTCATAGATGTTCAAAAAGTTGAGAATATCATCATCCATGTAATCGAAGGCCCAGCGCCCAATATGGGAGAAACCGTGAAGGGAAAAATTGATTGGAACCGCCGCATCAGTTTAATGCGGCACCACACAGCTACTCACATTTTACTTGGTGCAGCCCGCCGCGTGCTCGGAGAACATGTCTGGCAAAGCGGTGCAGAAAAGGAGGTTGACCGTGCACGCTTAGACCTCTCGCATTATAAGCGAATTACTCCAAGTGAAATTGCCGAAATTGAGCGACTTGCTAACAACATTGTAATGAACAACCTACTGGTAGAAGTTACCTGGATGCCGAGGGAAAAAGCAGAATCTCTCTATGGGTTTAGATTGTATGAAGGCGGAGTTGTCCCAGGTCGAGAGATTCGAGTTGTTAAAATCGGCGAGTGGGACGTTGAAGCCTGCGGAGGAAGCCACTGCCAAACAACCGGGGAAATCGGGTTAATCAAAATTGCAAAAACCGAACGAATCCAAGATGGAGTGGAACGACTAGTCTTTGCCGCAGGAGTCCCAGCGATTAGGCTTATACAAGAGAGGGAAAGGATCCTCTCTAAAACTGCAGAAGTACTGGAAACTCCTATAGAGAAAGTTGAAGAGGCAACCCGGGTAGCGGTTTCAGGTTGGAAGGAAAGCCGAAAACAAATCGACCAACTTAAACAAGAACTAGCTCGATATGAGGCGAAACAGATAATTGCCCATGCAAAAGCCATTGGAAAACTCAAGCTTATTAAAAAATTGATGAAAAATGTAGAACCCGACCGAATGATCAAATTAGCAGCCGAATTGATAAAAATGGATTCAAAACTTGTTGTGGTTTTCTGTAGCGCTAATGAAACTGCAAGAGTAGTTGTTATGGCTGGAACTGAAGGTGTTAAAGCAGGCGTTCACTCAGGCGAGTTAGCAAGCGCTCTGGCCAAAATCCTAGGCGGTGGAGGTAGCGGCAAACCGAACTTTGGACAAGGTGGAGGAGAACAAGTTAACAAGGCCGACATGGCTCTAGAAGCTGTTGAAAGCCTAGTGGAGGCGATGCTAACGCAGAGCAGGCATTAA
- the rpl12p gene encoding 50S ribosomal protein P1, with product MSAYVHAALLLHEAKQQIDEENVKKVLKAAGINVDEARVKALVAALSEVNIDEAIKTAPSIAVPLAAPTAPAPTPEKKEEKKKPPEEEKKTEEAAIQGLGALFG from the coding sequence ATGTCTGCCTATGTTCACGCCGCGTTACTGCTTCACGAGGCAAAGCAACAAATAGACGAGGAAAATGTGAAGAAAGTCCTTAAAGCAGCTGGCATTAACGTCGATGAAGCTAGAGTTAAGGCTCTTGTAGCAGCCCTATCCGAAGTAAACATCGATGAGGCAATTAAAACAGCTCCAAGCATCGCTGTACCACTAGCAGCCCCAACGGCACCTGCACCCACGCCTGAAAAGAAAGAAGAGAAAAAGAAGCCCCCAGAGGAAGAAAAGAAGACCGAAGAAGCCGCAATTCAGGGATTAGGCGCCCTATTCGGATAG
- a CDS encoding 50S ribosomal protein L10: protein MVSRNKNIPERKVREAEELAEMLKAYAVVSIANLYKVRAAQLQELKKKLRGNVEIRVTKNTIMQRAFERCEKIRPNINKLSEFLTGSNIFLFTNMNPFKLSLFLERNKVKTTAKAGDIAQTDIVVPSGNTGLAPGPVISELNEVGLLTKIETGSVWIARDTVVAKKGETISPKLASVLSRLGIKPIEVGLSIKAAYDEGTILTENDLRIDLQKIIQQIQEAHTCAFNVAVNAAYPCPETAIPLLHIAQSEAFNLALNAVVFDSPTISKLIISKAYSEALSLETYLTTVTKQSAAAEKTSNSEEKVQKEEPKQKKETTAEKK from the coding sequence ATGGTTTCAAGAAACAAAAACATCCCAGAGAGGAAGGTCAGAGAAGCTGAAGAACTAGCTGAAATGCTCAAAGCCTACGCGGTTGTCAGCATAGCCAACCTCTACAAAGTTAGAGCTGCACAACTGCAAGAACTAAAGAAGAAATTAAGAGGTAATGTTGAAATTCGCGTTACGAAAAACACCATAATGCAACGAGCGTTTGAAAGATGTGAAAAAATTAGACCTAACATCAATAAACTCAGCGAATTTCTTACCGGATCAAATATTTTCTTATTCACAAACATGAACCCATTTAAGCTATCACTCTTTCTGGAAAGAAACAAGGTGAAAACCACCGCAAAGGCAGGAGATATCGCCCAAACTGATATCGTAGTTCCATCAGGAAACACAGGCCTCGCCCCTGGACCAGTTATTAGTGAATTAAACGAGGTAGGCCTTTTAACCAAGATTGAAACAGGAAGTGTATGGATCGCCCGAGACACAGTTGTGGCGAAAAAGGGTGAAACAATCTCCCCAAAGCTTGCCAGCGTCCTCTCTAGGCTCGGAATAAAGCCAATAGAAGTGGGGCTCAGTATTAAAGCAGCCTACGATGAAGGAACAATTTTAACTGAAAACGACCTACGAATTGACCTCCAGAAAATCATACAGCAAATACAAGAAGCCCATACATGTGCCTTTAATGTGGCTGTAAACGCGGCTTATCCATGCCCCGAGACCGCCATCCCCCTCCTACATATAGCGCAATCCGAGGCTTTCAACTTGGCACTAAATGCTGTGGTTTTTGACAGCCCAACTATCAGTAAGTTAATCATCTCCAAAGCCTATTCCGAAGCGCTTAGCTTAGAAACCTATCTTACAACAGTCACTAAGCAATCCGCTGCGGCTGAGAAAACTTCCAATTCAGAAGAAAAAGTTCAAAAGGAAGAGCCCAAACAAAAGAAGGAGACCACCGCGGAGAAGAAATAA
- a CDS encoding 50S ribosomal protein L1, whose protein sequence is MPVNTQQIAAALEKAKKDSKKRNFTQSIDLVITLRNLDLKKPENRINELFELPNPPPKPVKVCVIASGAMAVNAKKAGADEVIDKETLEKLGGDKKAAKKLVKKFDFFIAEAPLMPLVGKTIGSILGPHGKMPTPVPPNAPIDPILEKHRRMIRLRMKDQPVIQCRVGSEDMPTEKVVENIQAVLARLENRLEKGLKNIHQIQVKTTMGPPVPAEL, encoded by the coding sequence TTGCCGGTAAATACCCAGCAAATCGCAGCCGCATTGGAAAAAGCTAAAAAGGATTCAAAAAAGCGGAACTTTACACAGTCCATAGACTTAGTTATAACCCTACGGAATTTAGATCTAAAGAAGCCGGAGAATCGAATTAATGAACTTTTTGAACTTCCTAACCCCCCACCCAAACCCGTCAAAGTATGCGTAATAGCCTCAGGTGCCATGGCAGTTAACGCTAAGAAAGCAGGAGCAGACGAAGTTATAGATAAAGAAACCCTTGAAAAACTCGGTGGAGATAAAAAAGCAGCGAAAAAACTGGTGAAAAAATTTGACTTTTTCATCGCTGAAGCCCCACTTATGCCACTTGTCGGGAAAACGATAGGCTCGATTCTTGGTCCCCACGGAAAAATGCCGACACCTGTTCCGCCTAATGCTCCAATCGATCCCATCCTTGAAAAACACCGGAGAATGATTCGGCTTCGTATGAAAGACCAACCAGTGATTCAATGCCGGGTCGGAAGTGAAGATATGCCAACCGAAAAGGTCGTGGAAAATATACAAGCGGTACTAGCGAGATTGGAAAACCGATTAGAAAAGGGCTTGAAAAACATCCATCAAATACAGGTCAAGACAACCATGGGTCCGCCTGTTCCTGCAGAACTCTAG
- a CDS encoding 50S ribosomal protein L11, producing MGEKKTVEALIAGGAATAGPPLGPALGPMGVNVLAIVNKINEATKDYAGMKVPVKIIVDTETKEFEVQVGTPTTAALIVKELRIEKGSGNPKAQKVGNLTMEQVVKIAKLKRAELLSGTLKAAAKEVIGTCVSMGVLIENSEPREILKQIDEKKFDDYFKED from the coding sequence ATGGGAGAAAAAAAGACAGTTGAAGCATTAATTGCTGGGGGTGCAGCCACAGCAGGTCCCCCGTTGGGACCAGCCCTTGGACCGATGGGAGTTAATGTCCTAGCAATTGTGAATAAAATTAATGAAGCGACCAAAGATTACGCGGGAATGAAGGTTCCGGTGAAAATAATTGTTGACACGGAAACAAAAGAGTTTGAAGTTCAAGTTGGAACCCCAACAACTGCTGCACTAATCGTTAAAGAACTTCGCATCGAAAAAGGATCAGGCAACCCGAAGGCTCAAAAAGTTGGCAACCTCACAATGGAACAAGTAGTTAAAATAGCGAAACTTAAACGCGCCGAACTTTTGTCAGGAACATTAAAAGCAGCTGCAAAAGAGGTTATTGGCACATGTGTAAGCATGGGCGTCTTAATAGAAAATAGTGAGCCACGTGAAATACTCAAACAAATCGATGAGAAAAAGTTTGATGATTATTTTAAGGAAGATTAA
- a CDS encoding transcription elongation factor Spt5, translating into MTEEKSKVSAVIYAIRTTAGQERNVADIISARAAADKLPIKSILAPETLRGYIFIESPGAHYVEDAIAGIKHVKSRVPGIVNLSDVERYIVSKPVIEDLNIGDTVEIIGGPFKGMRAKITRIDKVKHDITLELLEATFTLPITVHADYVKLVEKASRAGTSGTETPK; encoded by the coding sequence TTGACCGAAGAAAAAAGTAAAGTTTCAGCGGTAATCTACGCCATTCGAACTACCGCAGGTCAAGAGAGAAATGTTGCCGACATCATCTCTGCCCGCGCAGCAGCCGATAAACTCCCAATTAAGTCAATTCTAGCTCCTGAAACGCTCCGCGGGTATATTTTCATCGAATCCCCTGGGGCGCATTATGTTGAAGACGCAATCGCTGGGATTAAGCATGTAAAGTCCCGGGTTCCTGGCATTGTAAACCTAAGCGATGTGGAGCGCTACATCGTAAGCAAACCGGTGATCGAAGATCTAAACATTGGCGATACAGTTGAGATAATCGGGGGTCCCTTCAAAGGAATGCGAGCAAAAATCACGAGAATCGATAAAGTAAAACATGACATTACACTTGAACTACTTGAAGCTACATTCACATTACCGATTACAGTTCACGCAGACTACGTTAAACTTGTGGAGAAAGCTTCAAGAGCTGGAACCAGCGGAACAGAAACTCCAAAGTGA
- a CDS encoding protein translocase SEC61 complex subunit gamma yields the protein MWSILKLSLHSFLENCRRLLKLATKPGREELTLSLKICAIGVTIIGLIGFIIRFISAMLQGFTTP from the coding sequence ATTTGGAGCATATTAAAGTTGAGCCTACACTCATTCCTTGAAAATTGCCGAAGACTCTTGAAGCTTGCGACGAAGCCCGGCAGGGAAGAGCTTACTCTCTCACTTAAGATCTGCGCTATCGGCGTAACGATAATCGGGCTTATCGGATTTATTATTCGTTTCATATCAGCGATGCTCCAAGGCTTCACAACACCCTAA